The proteins below come from a single Carnobacterium divergens DSM 20623 genomic window:
- a CDS encoding WecB/TagA/CpsF family glycosyltransferase, whose amino-acid sequence MDTKRIELLGSQLNCLTMWETLVVIDEIIQKKTPTQHVVINASKINLMSKDEQLKNIINDCPLINADGQSIVWAGRFLGFSIPERVTGIDLFTELVKKAAEDGLRLYYFGSEEEVVQEVIRLHQKQYPNLIVAGFRNGYFKEEESTEIVEEIHQSQADILFVAFSSPKKEYWIHQYKEQLNVPFMMGVGGSFDVVAGKTKRAPNWMQKVGLEWFYRLIQEPKRMLSRYVKGNTAFIVTVIKAKLRRNGV is encoded by the coding sequence GTGGGAAACATTAGTTGTGATTGATGAGATTATTCAAAAAAAAACTCCCACTCAACATGTAGTAATCAATGCAAGTAAAATTAATTTAATGTCAAAAGACGAGCAATTGAAAAATATAATCAATGACTGTCCGCTAATTAATGCCGATGGACAATCTATCGTATGGGCAGGTCGATTTTTAGGATTTTCAATTCCAGAAAGGGTAACTGGAATTGATTTGTTTACAGAACTCGTAAAAAAAGCTGCAGAAGATGGCTTGAGACTTTACTATTTTGGTAGTGAAGAAGAAGTTGTCCAAGAAGTGATTCGGTTACATCAAAAACAATATCCTAATTTAATCGTTGCTGGTTTCCGAAATGGGTATTTTAAAGAAGAAGAGTCAACGGAAATTGTTGAAGAAATTCATCAAAGCCAGGCGGATATTTTATTTGTGGCTTTTTCAAGTCCTAAAAAAGAATATTGGATTCATCAGTATAAAGAGCAGTTAAATGTTCCCTTTATGATGGGGGTTGGAGGAAGCTTTGATGTCGTGGCAGGTAAAACGAAACGAGCGCCAAACTGGATGCAAAAAGTGGGTTTGGAATGGTTTTACAGGCTGATTCAAGAGCCAAAAAGAATGCTTAGTCGATATGTTAAAGGAAATACAGCATTTATCGTAACTGTGATTAAGGCAAAACTAAGAAGAAATGGCGTGTGA
- a CDS encoding glycosyltransferase family 4 protein: MNILMVGPASESKGGIATVIANFKKQYQGNTVFYLDSWKEGQRLTRSFKSVYTINAKIKEERIDVVHFHVAQKGSFYRKAILASRVPKETKTIFHMHASQFDTFYENSTSLIKSYIRKTLDSLDGLVVLSEEWARFYETLTRTPITIIENAVEIPEKSDYDSQSTTIITLGRIGKRKGSYDSLQLAKKIYPLFPEIQFVLYGDGEIDKVKQLIKEENIMNVTLGGWIEKEKQQSILKASLLHLLPSYHEGLPMSILESMSYGIPNLTSNVGGIPQVVRDGENGMMVDPGNINEMFEKIVFFLENDKLRKSYSENAYQMIQEHFSIEAYFIKWNQLYKELLKVN; the protein is encoded by the coding sequence ATGAATATTTTAATGGTAGGTCCAGCTTCTGAATCAAAAGGTGGAATTGCGACAGTAATTGCAAACTTTAAAAAACAGTATCAAGGGAACACCGTTTTTTATCTTGATTCTTGGAAAGAAGGTCAGCGCCTAACAAGAAGTTTCAAGTCAGTTTATACAATCAACGCGAAAATAAAGGAAGAACGTATTGATGTGGTACATTTCCATGTGGCTCAAAAAGGAAGTTTTTATCGAAAAGCGATTTTAGCATCTAGAGTTCCAAAGGAGACGAAAACCATTTTTCACATGCATGCCTCTCAATTTGATACGTTTTATGAAAATTCAACGTCTCTAATTAAAAGCTATATTAGAAAAACCTTAGATAGTTTAGATGGGCTGGTTGTTTTAAGTGAAGAGTGGGCTCGTTTCTACGAAACGTTAACGCGTACCCCCATTACGATTATTGAAAATGCGGTGGAAATTCCAGAAAAAAGTGACTATGATAGTCAGTCTACTACAATCATCACTTTAGGACGAATTGGAAAAAGAAAAGGAAGTTACGATAGTTTACAGTTGGCCAAAAAAATATATCCTTTATTTCCAGAGATTCAATTTGTCTTATACGGAGATGGAGAAATTGATAAAGTGAAGCAACTGATAAAAGAAGAAAATATTATGAATGTTACTTTAGGTGGTTGGATTGAAAAAGAGAAGCAACAGTCAATCTTGAAAGCTAGCTTATTACATCTATTGCCGTCCTACCATGAGGGATTGCCAATGTCGATACTGGAGTCAATGTCTTATGGAATTCCAAATTTAACTTCAAATGTAGGTGGAATTCCTCAAGTTGTACGTGATGGAGAAAACGGAATGATGGTTGATCCTGGAAATATTAACGAGATGTTTGAAAAAATTGTTTTCTTTTTAGAAAATGACAAGCTAAGGAAAAGCTATTCTGAAAATGCGTATCAAATGATACAAGAACATTTTTCCATTGAGGCCTATTTTATAAAATGGAATCAGCTGTATAAAGAATTGCTAAAAGTAAATTAA
- a CDS encoding lipopolysaccharide biosynthesis protein: protein MNILIRRLIQFSIGSIGAALLNLILIPITTHYLSPTEYGKTSMFLLAQTLLIYVIYLGFDQAFTREFYEYDNKKQLLENAMLVPLLSSIVLIALMCGLASNISMVLFATAIHKNAVYLLAISVIFLIYERFILLTIRMENRGLAFSLYNILIKLTILICTVLFLILFEPVFITVVYGTIIGQILGDMILILCNLKLVTVKEFKLDKPLIQRLARFGLPIVIGTFIYSLFVIIDKIFLRYFTDFSQLGIYTAAFKIASALLILQVSFSNFWIPTAYEWYQQKKPIKYYQLVSDIVMLSISVLFLLLLLSKDWIVVVLSPEYEEAKYIFPFLCFYPLMMTVSETTNLGIVFSKKSYLNIIVSLLALIVAIGMNLWLTPVLGAIGTAIATGTAYIAFFCGRTYFSMRLWEGFSVKKHFIVIGLLYVVSLYNIFGSNSWIQYFIILLIIALILGIYHSVIGLCLTEVRKEIAIKRGEKG, encoded by the coding sequence ATGAATATTTTAATACGACGCTTAATACAATTTTCAATCGGTTCGATTGGAGCAGCGCTCTTGAACTTGATTTTGATTCCAATCACGACCCATTATTTATCGCCTACTGAATATGGAAAAACAAGTATGTTTTTATTGGCTCAAACCTTACTGATTTATGTTATTTATTTAGGTTTTGACCAAGCCTTTACGCGAGAGTTCTATGAATACGACAACAAAAAGCAGTTACTTGAAAATGCCATGTTGGTTCCGCTGTTGAGTTCGATAGTACTCATCGCATTAATGTGTGGACTTGCTTCAAATATTTCGATGGTGCTGTTTGCGACAGCTATACATAAAAATGCTGTTTATCTATTAGCCATCTCAGTCATTTTTTTAATTTATGAACGTTTTATCCTCTTAACCATCCGTATGGAAAATCGAGGATTAGCCTTTTCGTTATACAACATTCTGATTAAGTTGACGATTTTGATATGTACGGTATTATTTTTAATACTCTTCGAACCAGTTTTTATTACGGTTGTCTATGGTACCATTATTGGTCAAATTTTAGGAGATATGATCTTAATTTTATGTAATCTAAAACTAGTGACCGTTAAAGAATTTAAACTCGATAAACCATTGATTCAACGTCTTGCAAGATTTGGTTTACCCATTGTAATAGGCACCTTTATTTACAGTTTGTTTGTTATTATCGATAAGATATTCTTACGTTATTTTACGGATTTTAGCCAATTAGGAATTTACACAGCGGCTTTTAAAATAGCAAGTGCGTTATTAATTCTACAAGTTAGTTTTTCTAATTTTTGGATTCCAACAGCATACGAATGGTATCAACAAAAGAAACCGATTAAGTATTATCAACTAGTCAGTGATATCGTGATGTTATCCATTTCCGTTTTGTTTTTACTATTGTTACTTTCAAAAGATTGGATTGTAGTTGTTTTATCGCCAGAATATGAAGAGGCAAAGTATATTTTTCCATTTCTCTGTTTCTATCCCTTAATGATGACTGTTAGCGAAACCACTAATTTGGGTATTGTATTTTCGAAAAAAAGTTACCTTAATATTATCGTTTCTCTGCTTGCATTGATTGTAGCCATTGGCATGAATTTATGGTTAACGCCCGTTTTAGGTGCAATTGGAACGGCTATTGCTACTGGGACAGCCTATATCGCCTTTTTTTGTGGAAGAACGTATTTTTCTATGAGACTGTGGGAAGGTTTTTCAGTGAAAAAGCACTTCATTGTAATCGGGCTCTTATATGTGGTTTCTTTATACAATATCTTTGGCTCAAATAGTTGGATTCAGTATTTCATTATTTTATTAATAATAGCTTTAATTTTGGGGATTTATCATTCTGTGATAGGACTCTGTTTAACAGAAGTAAGAAAAGAAATAGCAATTAAGCGAGGTGAAAAAGGATGA
- a CDS encoding O-antigen ligase family protein, whose product MKSEKQLVSFFLILMAIFPIIDVLNGYALSMNYSFPIGVVYRMGCFLFLVGSILFYGFKKSIYTLLTLWTIFSCTLLLLLQSMVLSHTPTIIFQDSVVLIKLYLWLLIPYFIYQHQTVLRSLNYEKLFIMISFLFTIGLLIPYFMNIGNQTYENSDAGYKGFYFATNDTTLAFIVSSTFTGNYLVKKIGEHTKIKTLSLIILYFCNMVCLLLLATKTGIFYGAILTIVLVVYFLFFQKKISKNSRILTSLVVAVLTVFIVVMGSEFILTATAGTINRITYFYHLFDGDLVRLLTSSRSEYLQGGWEYFSQSQHPFLIPLIGFGFEYRLLHFGRVGLIEMDFFDFLFSFGFIGVVVVTIMISYFFILALNKRGKSIYSIVYVVLLGYGFFAGHVFFSALSTTILGLVCGGIILKYGERET is encoded by the coding sequence ATGAAAAGTGAAAAACAACTTGTTTCGTTTTTTTTAATTCTAATGGCTATTTTCCCGATTATTGATGTTTTAAATGGCTATGCGTTAAGCATGAACTATTCATTTCCAATTGGGGTAGTTTATCGAATGGGGTGTTTTTTATTTTTAGTGGGAAGCATTTTATTTTATGGATTTAAAAAAAGTATTTATACGTTGTTAACTTTATGGACGATCTTCAGTTGCACGTTATTGCTCCTTCTTCAAAGTATGGTTTTGAGTCATACACCAACGATAATATTTCAAGATAGTGTGGTTTTAATAAAGTTGTATTTGTGGTTATTGATTCCTTACTTTATTTATCAACATCAAACTGTTTTACGAAGTTTAAATTACGAAAAATTATTTATTATGATTAGTTTTTTGTTCACGATTGGATTATTGATTCCTTATTTTATGAATATTGGAAATCAAACGTATGAAAATTCTGATGCGGGTTACAAGGGATTTTATTTTGCTACAAATGATACAACGTTAGCGTTTATTGTATCTTCAACTTTTACTGGGAATTATTTAGTAAAAAAAATAGGAGAGCATACAAAGATAAAAACGCTGAGCTTAATAATCTTGTATTTTTGTAACATGGTTTGCTTGCTTTTATTAGCAACAAAGACGGGAATATTTTATGGAGCGATTTTAACAATTGTATTAGTTGTCTATTTTCTTTTCTTTCAGAAAAAAATCTCAAAAAATTCTCGTATATTAACTAGTCTAGTGGTGGCTGTTTTAACTGTTTTTATAGTAGTAATGGGTAGTGAATTTATCCTAACGGCCACAGCGGGAACCATCAATAGAATCACCTATTTTTACCACTTATTTGACGGAGATCTAGTTCGATTACTTACTAGTTCTAGAAGTGAGTATTTGCAGGGCGGTTGGGAATATTTCAGCCAAAGCCAACACCCCTTTTTAATTCCACTAATCGGATTTGGCTTTGAATATCGTTTGCTTCACTTTGGCAGAGTGGGATTAATTGAAATGGATTTTTTTGATTTTTTATTTTCCTTTGGTTTTATTGGTGTTGTAGTTGTAACCATAATGATAAGCTATTTCTTCATTTTAGCATTAAATAAAAGAGGGAAGAGTATTTATTCTATCGTTTATGTTGTGTTACTAGGCTATGGTTTTTTTGCAGGACATGTCTTTTTTTCCGCATTATCTACAACAATTTTAGGATTAGTATGTGGTGGAATTATTTTAAAGTATGGGGAGAGGGAAACGTAG